CGGTGGCGGCTTTCTTCGTGGATGAAGAGAATCAGCCCGAGGACCGTGCGCTTCAAGAGCGTCTGGACCAGTTGGAAGCCCATGTGCTGGAACTCAAAGCCCTGATCAAGGCCCAGCAGGCACCAGAACAGGGGGGTTAAGGTTCAAAAATATGGGTGGGTTTTCCATCCAGACTCAGGGTGTTTTTCTGCTGCCAGTAGGCTTCCAGTTGGTCGGTGGTCTTTTTGGCAGCCCAGTCTTTCAGGTCGTCGCGTTCTTCCTGGTAATCAAAATAAGGCACAGCCATGCCACAGGAGGTTTGCACCAGATCGACATCCACCACAAAGACCTGACGGGTGCCGGGAAGGGGATCGAAAAGCCCTGAGACCTCTGGCCACTCAGGGTCATAACGGTGGTAGACTCTGGCTTTTCCGTACAGCCTGAGGATCATGGGAGGCCCTTCGAAGGCACAGAACATCAAGGTCATGCGGGGGGTTTCCAGCACATGGGCTGCGGATTCGTTGCCGCTTCCGGTCACATTCAGCCACGCCACTTTGTTTGGACCAAGCACCCGAAAGCTGTCCATGCCTTTGGGGGACACATTCACAAAACCCTCTGCGCCTGCGGTGCCCACGAAGAAAATCTTTTGTCGCTCAATGAAGTCTTGCAATACGGGAGTGATGCTTTCAAGTTTTTTGCCCATGCTTTCATCATAGGGAAGCTTTAAACTGAAATTGGCATGAATGTCAGATTTAAAACGTTTCTGTGGGTGGTGTTGGGTTTGGCTGGGTTGGCGGCGTTAAGCTTGCCTGCTGCGGATTACATGGTTAGAGATTCTGCCAGAGACCGGACTTACACCGATCTGGAGGCCATTCCCAAGCGCAAAGTGGGGATGCTTATGGGCACTTCCAAGTTTGTCTCTGGGCGCATCAACTTGTTTTACCGTTACCGGATTGAGGCTGCTGCCAAGCTGTACCAGAGTGGAAAAATCGATTACGTGCTGGTGACCGGGGACAATTCCACAGTGAATTACGATGAACCCACCACCATGCGCAATGATCTGGTGGCGCTCGGAATTCCTTCCAAGCGCATCGTGCTGGATTATGCAGGTTTCAGGACACTGGATTCAGTGGTGCGGGCAGACAAGATTTTCGGGCAAAAGTCTTTCACGGTGATCTCGCAGCGTTTTCACAATGAAAGGGCCATTTATTTGGCTCAGGCTTATGGGCTGGATGCCATTGGTTTCAATGCACAGGATGTGGGCGGATATGGAGGCATCCGGGTGCTGCTGCGTGAACAGTTGGCCCGGGTTTCAGCTGTGCTGGATGTGCAGGTTTTGAACACCCAGCCGAAGTTTCTGGGAGACCCCGTCCCGATTGGTGAATGAATTCAGGTCCTGGGCAAGCGGTTGTAATCCACTTTGGCGTTGTGCCTGCGGTCCAGAGGAATGGCTTTGAGGCTGCGGATCTCAGTCAGGTTGGCCCAGGAAAGCATTTCTGCAAGCCCTGAGGGGTCTTCAGGGCCTTTCCACTGCACCCACAAGACCTTTTGACCTTGGTGTGCAGTCAAGGCAGCCCGTTTGACCGCAGGATGGTTCTGTGCAGCGACCTCCACACTGAAAGGGTAAAGGTCATCCACTCTGGCCCCACAACGGCCCAGAAGCCAGAGTCTGCCCTGCGCATCCAGACAACCTGCGTCGCCTGTGCGGTGCCAGGTCTGTCCCTGCTCGTCGGTCCATTTGGTTTCGGTGTTGCCCGAGGGGTCAAGGTAGCTTTTCAGCACGTGGTTTCCTGTCACCACAATTTCTCCCACCTGCATGGGGGGCAGGGTGGCGTTTTCAAAAGCGGCTCTGGTCTGGTAGGCAAAAGGTTGGCCATGCTGGTCGGGCAGGATGCGAAGCTGGATTTCAGGAACTGGAATTCCGGTCAGCAGACCTTTGCCAGAGCGCATGTGTTCAAAGTCCTCGGGCAGGATTTGGGAGTGGGCTTGCTCTGCGATGGGTTCGGCCTCGGTGGATCCATAAACGCTGTAAATCTCTGCGCTGGACTGCTGTTTGAACAGCTCCAATTGGTAGGGGAAAACCGGAGCCCCTCCCACATAAATGCGCCGAAAAGGCAGTTTGCCTTTTTCAGCAAGGCGTTCCACAAAAGCTGGAGAAGCGGTCACGGTCAGGGGTTGGTGCTTTTGCAGTTGTTTCAAGACAGGTTCGGGCTGGATGAATCCCGGTCTGGCCAGTTTGGCATCTGGAATCAGGGCGGTGCCTCCTGCAGCCAGCACCGTCAGGGTGACCACCGCCAGAGTGCACAGGTGGATGCCCTCGGGTTCCAGTTGCAGGGTGTGCTGCAAAGCCTGATTCTGGGCCAGCAAAAAACCATGGCTTCTGGCAGCAGCTTTCGGTTTGGAGGTGCTGCCAGAGGTAAAAGTGATCAGGGCAGGGGTGTCTGCATCCACCTGAGCCGCTTCAATGGCTGTACAGGGTTGCTGTGCCCAGCGCGTGGTGAACGGCACAAAACCTGTGCTGATGTGCACAGGCACCTGTCGCAACTCAGCACTCAGGAGCCTCAGGAGGTGGGATTTGGAGATGCCCATGAACACCTCTGGCCGGGTGGCTCTCACCCCATGCCTGAAATTCGGGATGCCTGCACCCGGATCAATCACCACGGCCACCCCTGCCAGTTTCCAGACCGCAGCCAGAGCCGCATAAAGCTCTGGACTGATGGGAAGCAGCAACAACACCCGGCTTCCCCGCTTCACCCCTTTGGCTTGCAGCAGGTGCGCCATGCTGTCTGACATCTGTTCCAGTTCCTGATAGGTGGTCTGGCCCTGTGCCGTGATCAAAGCGATTTTGTGTGGCGTGTTTTGGGCATGCTGTGAAAGAATCTGGCTGAGGTTCATGGTTTGGCCTCAGTGTAGGGCATCAGGACGGGGTTTTCAGTGGTTTCAGGGATCACGTTCAAAGGAGACGCAAAGTTTGAACTCTGGCAGGTCCACTGAAAAAGCGGTCAGCCCTCAGTGGTCAGCGAAAAACCACCCAGAGGCCATTGCTTTCGAAAGCAGCAAGATCAAACAGCAAAGCCCACTCTGGTTTTGCAAGCCCAATCCATCAGAAGCAGATTTCCATTCTGGCTGATTGCTGACGGCTCTCTCTGGTTGCATGTGCCCGAACAGTGACTTTGTACTTGCTTTGGGATAACGTTACTGTGGTTTTCGCAGTAACACCGGTGCAACTCAGCCGTTGTGGTGATGTTTTTCTTGCATTGACACCGTTAGAGTGGAACACGATGCTGTCTCTCTCCCTGAACGTCAAAAGTTGGTCCTTTCCTTCCCGTTTGGTGGTCCTGATGCTGGGCCTTTTGGTGTGCGCCTGTGCCATTTCCCTGATGCTGGGTGCACAAGTGGGGCTCTCGCCGTGGGATGCGCTCCATCAAGGCATCAGCAAGCAATTTCCGATCACGGTGGGACAGACGAGCATGTTGATGGGCTTTCTGGTGCTGGGTGTGTCGTGGGTTTTCCTCAGGCAACCCATTGGCATTGGAACGGTCATGAACATGGTGTTCATTGGGATGTTCATTGACCTGACCTTGCCTCTGGTGCCCCATCCAGAGGTGCTCTGGACCCGTTGGACCCAATTTCTGCTGGGTGTGCTGGTGATGGGATTGGGCACAGGCATGTACGTTTCATCCTCTCTGGGTGCAGGCCCGAGGGACGGGATGGTTCTGGCCCTCAGTCGGGTGACCCCATGGGGTGTGAAACGCATCCGCACCGGAATCGAACTGGTGGTTCTGCTTTGCGGATGGATGCTGGGAGGCAATGTGGGTTGGGGGACCCTGGCTTTTGCTTTGCTGATCGGTCCGGCCATGTCTCTGGGAATGCGGCTTTTTGGGATGAACAGCAAAACCTCAACATAAGCTGTTTTCCCCTTACATTGATGGGTTTCAGGTTGCACAATGGGGTCATGCATCCTGAAGTGCAGGACCTTTTGACAACTTATTTTGGAGACCGGTTCAGTGTGTCGGTTGCCCACCGCGAAACCCATGCCAGAGACGAATCCCATCCAGAGGTTCACTGGCCTGATGGGGTGGTTTTTGCAGAGTCTGAATCGGATGTTTTGAAGGTGCTGGAAATTGCCCGCATCCACAACATTCCTGTGGTGCCTTTTGGCGCAGGAAGCAGCATCGAAGGTCAAGTTCTGCCTGTGCACGGTGGAATCTCTCTGGACCTTGGTCGCATGAACCGGGTGGTGTCCATCCATCCCGGTGACTTCTGTGCTGTGGTGCAACCCGGAGTTCTGTACCCAGAGCTTTCCAGACAGGCCCGACCTTACGGCCTGTTTTTTGCTGTGGATCCCGGTGCAGACGCTTCGCTGGGGGGGATGGCCTCCACCAACGCTTCAGGCACAGGGGCTGTGAAATACGGGACCATGCGCGATCAGGTGCTGGACATGCGGGTGGCTCTGGTTTCCGGTGAGGTGCTGCATGTGGGCACAAAAGCCCGCAAAAGCAGTGCAGGTTATGATCTGAAGCACCTGTTCATCGGTTCGGAAGGGACACTCGGGATCATCACTGAAATGACGGTGCGCCTGCATCCTCTGCCTGTCACGGTGGCCGTGGCCAGAGTGACCTTTGATTCTGTACAAGACGCCGTCAATTGCGCGGTCACGGTGATGGGGGCAGGCCTGAACCCCGAGCGCATTGAACTCATTGATGCCAGGGCTGCACAGGCTGTAAACCGCTACAAAAACCTCCATTACCCTGAGAGCCCCACCCTCTGGATTGAAATTTCGGCCAGTGGAGAGTCGGTTCTGCGGGAAAACCTGGAGATCCTCAGGGACTGCTGCATGGAAGGGTACGCCACCAGTTTCATGCTGGCCCGCGAAGAACGGGAAAGGCGTGAACTCTGGGAGTCCCGCCACCATGCTTTTTATGCCCTCAAAGCCATGCATCCAAGCCACCACACCCACGCCACCGATTTGTGTGTCCCCATCTCCAGACTGCCCGAGGTGGTCTCCCACACCGAAGACCTCTGCCAGCAATGGGGTCTGGACGCTGTGTTGCTCGGGCATGTGGGGGATGGGAATTACCATGTGCTTTTTCATGGAGATCCGCAAGACCAGCAGGTGTGGGAAAACATCCACACCGTTTCAGACCGCATGGTTGAGAAAGCTCTGGAGGTGGGAGGGACCTGCACCGGAGAGCATGGCATAGGCCTGAAGAAGAAGAAGTACCTTCAGCAAGAGCACGCCGATTTGATCCCCCACATGCGTGCCATCAAACAGGTGTTTGATCCTCAGGGGTTGTTGAATCCCGGCAAGATTTTTTGACCCCTCAAGGGCACAAAGGAGCAGATGAGGCTGTTTTCTGCCCTTTCAGGCGTTCCAATCCTTCCAGAGCAGCAGGATACCCCTGTTTGCTGGCCTGCAAAAACCACCTGTAGGCTTGCTCTGGATCTGATTTCTCCAGCTGGAGGCCCAGTTGTGTTTGGGCATTGACCAGCCCTGAGCATGCAGCTTTTTTCAGCCATTTCAGGGCTTTTTGAGGGTCTTGCAAAACAATTTTCCCAGTGCGGTACCTCTGGTAGAGGTTGTACTGTGCGGTGGCACTGCCGTTTTGGGCCGCTTTGTGCAGCCAGTACTGGGAGTTGGCAGGAAAACCCAGCAGGTCATACTGCATGGCCAGTTGGTATTGTGCTGTCACATTGCCCTGTCCTGCAGCTTGCCTTAATCCATCCAAGGTGGCATTTTGTGCTTGCGCCCCTCCAGCAAAAACCAGCAAAAACACCCATTTTTTCATGCTTGTTCCTCAAAAGATTCAGACAGATGCAGGCGGGTTTCACCTTGCAGGGCTTGATAGGTGGAGCGTCCCAGGTACAGCGCAGCCGTTTCATGGGTCAGTTTGAACCCCTCAAAAGCCTCTGGTCGGTGGTGCACCTGTTTGACCACCCCTGCAATCCAGTTGTGGTCGCCCAGAGGAATGAACTGCAGATCGTCCAGCTCATAAGCCAGATAAGCCGCTTCCAGAATGGGTGTGCCAAGGTCTCCTGTGTAAAAAGACAAGCCCAGACGTTCAAATTTGTCCTTGCCATCGTGCAGGGAATACACTCCGGCCCCCTGAATGGCTCTGGAGTGTTCAAAAGGCAGGAAATTCACTGCAAAACGCCCTGCCTCTTTGATCAGAGGATGGGTGGCCCGCTCGGGTCCCACGGCCACCCCATACATGGGCGGTTTCATGGACACAGCAGCATGCCATCCTGCACTCATCAGGTTGCGTTGGGTGGCGGTCTGGACGGTGATGACCGCCACCGTGGCCGGATAATATCCAAAAAAACGGTCTGTGCGTTCAAGCCTGCGCATGGGGTCAGTTTAACCGCTTTTGCAGGAGGCGCAACGTGCTTCAGGCCATCAATTCACGCAAAAACGCTGCAGAATGGCGCACATCGTCACCGGTCCCACTGATTTCCAGACACACCGTTCCAGAGAACCCTTCCAGATGTGGTTTTTGTGCTTGCCAGTCGATTTTTCCTCTGCCCAGAGCAAAGTGGTCGTC
The Deinococcus misasensis DSM 22328 genome window above contains:
- a CDS encoding pyridoxamine 5'-phosphate oxidase family protein; this translates as MGKKLESITPVLQDFIERQKIFFVGTAGAEGFVNVSPKGMDSFRVLGPNKVAWLNVTGSGNESAAHVLETPRMTLMFCAFEGPPMILRLYGKARVYHRYDPEWPEVSGLFDPLPGTRQVFVVDVDLVQTSCGMAVPYFDYQEERDDLKDWAAKKTTDQLEAYWQQKNTLSLDGKPTHIFEP
- a CDS encoding SanA/YdcF family protein → MNVRFKTFLWVVLGLAGLAALSLPAADYMVRDSARDRTYTDLEAIPKRKVGMLMGTSKFVSGRINLFYRYRIEAAAKLYQSGKIDYVLVTGDNSTVNYDEPTTMRNDLVALGIPSKRIVLDYAGFRTLDSVVRADKIFGQKSFTVISQRFHNERAIYLAQAYGLDAIGFNAQDVGGYGGIRVLLREQLARVSAVLDVQVLNTQPKFLGDPVPIGE
- a CDS encoding AMP-binding protein, with amino-acid sequence MNLSQILSQHAQNTPHKIALITAQGQTTYQELEQMSDSMAHLLQAKGVKRGSRVLLLLPISPELYAALAAVWKLAGVAVVIDPGAGIPNFRHGVRATRPEVFMGISKSHLLRLLSAELRQVPVHISTGFVPFTTRWAQQPCTAIEAAQVDADTPALITFTSGSTSKPKAAARSHGFLLAQNQALQHTLQLEPEGIHLCTLAVVTLTVLAAGGTALIPDAKLARPGFIQPEPVLKQLQKHQPLTVTASPAFVERLAEKGKLPFRRIYVGGAPVFPYQLELFKQQSSAEIYSVYGSTEAEPIAEQAHSQILPEDFEHMRSGKGLLTGIPVPEIQLRILPDQHGQPFAYQTRAAFENATLPPMQVGEIVVTGNHVLKSYLDPSGNTETKWTDEQGQTWHRTGDAGCLDAQGRLWLLGRCGARVDDLYPFSVEVAAQNHPAVKRAALTAHQGQKVLWVQWKGPEDPSGLAEMLSWANLTEIRSLKAIPLDRRHNAKVDYNRLPRT
- a CDS encoding YczE/YyaS/YitT family protein translates to MLGLLVCACAISLMLGAQVGLSPWDALHQGISKQFPITVGQTSMLMGFLVLGVSWVFLRQPIGIGTVMNMVFIGMFIDLTLPLVPHPEVLWTRWTQFLLGVLVMGLGTGMYVSSSLGAGPRDGMVLALSRVTPWGVKRIRTGIELVVLLCGWMLGGNVGWGTLAFALLIGPAMSLGMRLFGMNSKTST
- a CDS encoding FAD-binding oxidoreductase yields the protein MHPEVQDLLTTYFGDRFSVSVAHRETHARDESHPEVHWPDGVVFAESESDVLKVLEIARIHNIPVVPFGAGSSIEGQVLPVHGGISLDLGRMNRVVSIHPGDFCAVVQPGVLYPELSRQARPYGLFFAVDPGADASLGGMASTNASGTGAVKYGTMRDQVLDMRVALVSGEVLHVGTKARKSSAGYDLKHLFIGSEGTLGIITEMTVRLHPLPVTVAVARVTFDSVQDAVNCAVTVMGAGLNPERIELIDARAAQAVNRYKNLHYPESPTLWIEISASGESVLRENLEILRDCCMEGYATSFMLAREERERRELWESRHHAFYALKAMHPSHHTHATDLCVPISRLPEVVSHTEDLCQQWGLDAVLLGHVGDGNYHVLFHGDPQDQQVWENIHTVSDRMVEKALEVGGTCTGEHGIGLKKKKYLQQEHADLIPHMRAIKQVFDPQGLLNPGKIF
- a CDS encoding tetratricopeptide repeat protein, whose protein sequence is MKKWVFLLVFAGGAQAQNATLDGLRQAAGQGNVTAQYQLAMQYDLLGFPANSQYWLHKAAQNGSATAQYNLYQRYRTGKIVLQDPQKALKWLKKAACSGLVNAQTQLGLQLEKSDPEQAYRWFLQASKQGYPAALEGLERLKGQKTASSAPLCP
- a CDS encoding flavin reductase family protein, yielding MRRLERTDRFFGYYPATVAVITVQTATQRNLMSAGWHAAVSMKPPMYGVAVGPERATHPLIKEAGRFAVNFLPFEHSRAIQGAGVYSLHDGKDKFERLGLSFYTGDLGTPILEAAYLAYELDDLQFIPLGDHNWIAGVVKQVHHRPEAFEGFKLTHETAALYLGRSTYQALQGETRLHLSESFEEQA